The following coding sequences are from one Culex quinquefasciatus strain JHB chromosome 1, VPISU_Cqui_1.0_pri_paternal, whole genome shotgun sequence window:
- the LOC6037507 gene encoding sodium/potassium-transporting ATPase subunit alpha isoform X2, whose amino-acid sequence MARSIDDETGRADSYRVATVAPLKDDNRTADGQYKSRRKMPPKKKGDNLDELKQELDIDFHKISPEELYQRLQTHPENGLSHAKAKENLERDGPNALTPPKQTPEWVKFCKNLFGGFAMLLWIGAILCFVAYSIQASTVEEPADDNLYLGIVLSAVVIVTGIFSYYQESKSSKIMESFKNMVPQFATVLREGEKLTLRAEDLVIGDVVEVKFGDRIPADIRIIEARSFKVDNSSLTGESEPQSRAPDFTHENPLETKNLAFFSTNAVEGTAKGVVISCGDHTVMGRIAGLASGLDTGETPIAKEIHHFIHLITGVAVFLGVTFFVIAFILGYHWLDAVIFLIGIIVANVPEGLLATVTVCLTLTAKRMASKNCLVKNLEAVETLGSTSTICSDKTGTLTQNRMTVAHMWFDNQIIEADTTEDQSGVQYDRTSPGFKALSRIATLCNRAEFKGGQDGVPILKKEVSGDASEAALLKCMELALGDVLSIRKRNKKVCEIPFNSTNKYQVSIHETEDPSDPRHLLVMKGAPERILERCSTIFINGKEKMMDEEMKEAFNNAYLELGGLGERVLGFCDVMLPTDKYPQGFKFNADDINFPVENLRFVGLMSMIDPPRAAVPDAVAKCRSAGIKVIMVTGDHPITAKAIAKSVGIISEGNETIEDIAQRLNIPVSEVNPREAKAAVVHGSELRDLASDQLDEILRYHTEIVFARTSPQQKLIIVEGCQRMGAIVAVTGDGVNDSPALKKADIGVAMGIAGSDVSKQAADMILLDDNFASIVTGVEEGRLIFDNLKKSIAYTLTSNIPEISPFLAFILCDIPLPLGTVTILCIDLGTDMVPAISLAYEAPESDIMKRRPRDPYRDNLVNRRLISMAYGQIGMIQAAAGFFVYFVIMAENGFLPLYLFGLRKSWDSKAVNDLTDSYGQEWTYRDRKTLEFTCHTAFFVSIVVVQWADLIICKTRRNSIFHQGMRNWALNFGLVFETILAAVLSYTPGMDKGLRMFPLKFVWWLPALPFSLSIFVYDEIRRFYLRRNPGGWLEQETYY is encoded by the exons ACCGGTCGGGCGGACTCGTACCGAGTCGCCACGGTGGCACCGCTGAAGGATGACAACCGAACCGCCGACGGACAGTATAAG TCCAGACGCAAAATGCCACCAAAGAAGAAAGGAGATAATTTGGATGAGCTGAAGCAGGAGTTGGAcatcgattttcacaaaatctcCCCGGAAGAACTGTACCAACGACTACAGACACATCCAGAAAAT GGTCTCAGCCACGCGAAAGCAAAGGAAAACCTGGAACGAGATGGACCAAACGCACTCACCCCACCTAAACAGACGCCCGAGTGGGTCAAGTTCTGCAAGAATCTCTTCGGTGGCTTCGCCATGCTGCTGTGGATCGGTGCTATTCTCTGCTTCGTCGCCTACTCGATCCAGGCCAGTACCGTTGAGGAACCGGCCGACGATAACCTGTACCTCGGCATCGTGCTGTCCGCCGTCGTGATAGTCACCGGTATCTTCTCGTACTATCAG GAATCGAAAAGTTCAAAGATCATGGAGTCGTTCAAGAACATGGTGCCCCAGTTTGCGACCGTGCTGCGCGAGGGTGAGAAGCTGACGCTGCGCGCCGAAGACCTGGTCATCGGAGACGTCGTCGAGGTCAAGTTCGGAGACAGGATACCCGCCGATATCCGCATCATCGAGGCGCGAAGCTTTAAG GTCGACAACTCGTCGCTCACCGGAGAGTCGGAGCCGCAGTCGCGTGCCCCGGACTTTACCCACGAGAACCCGCTGGAAACCAAGAATCTGGCCTTCTTCTCCACCAACGCCGTCGAGGGAACCGCGAAGGGAGTCGTCATCAGCTGCGGAGATCACACCGTGATGGGACGTATCGCCGGGTTGGCCTCGGGTCTGGACACCGGAGAGACTCCGATCGCGAAGGAAATTCACCACTTTATCCATCTGATTACCGGTGTGGCCGTGTTTCTGGGTGTGACGTTCTTCGTGATTGCGTTCATCCTGGGCTATCACTGGCTGGATGCCGTTATCTTCCTGATTGGTATTATTGTCGCTAACGTGCCGGAGGGTCTGCTGGCAACGGTGACGGTGTGTTTGACGCTGACTGCCAAGCGTATGGCGTCGAAGAACTGTCTGGTGAAGAACTTGGAAGCTGTGGAGACGCTGGGATCGACTTCGACCATCTGCTCGGATAAGACCGGAACGCTGACCCAGAACCGGATGACCGTCGCTCACATGTGGTTCGACAACCAGATTATCGAGGCCGACACCACTGAAGACCAAAGCGGTGTTCAGTACGACCGTACCAGTCCCGGCTTTAAGGCATTGTCCCGCATCGCCACGCTGTGCAATCGTGCCGAATTTAAGGGTGGCCAAGATGGCGTACCAATCCTGAAGAAGGAAGTCAGTGGCGATGCGTCGGAAGCTGCCTTGCTGAAGTGTATGGAGCTGGCTCTCGGTGATGTACTGAGCATTCGCAAGCGTAACAAGAAGGTGTGCGAGATTCCGTTTAACTCGACTAACAAGTACCAGGTGTCGATCCACGAGACGGAGGATCCCAGCGATCCGCGCCATCTGCTCGTCATGAAGGGCGCCCCGGAGCGTATTTTGGAACGTTGCTCGACCATCTTCATCAACGGCAAGGAAAAGATGATGGACGAAGAGATGAAGGAGGCGTTCAACAACGCGTACCTGGAGCTGGGAGGACTTGGAGAGCGTGTGCTCGGATTCTGCGACGTGATGCTGCCTACGGACAAGTACCCCCAGGGATTCAAATTCAACGCCGACGATATTAACTTCCCCGTCGAGAACCTGCGCTTCGTCGGCCTCATGTCCATGATTGACCCTCCGCGTGCCGCTGTCCCGGACGCCGTTGCCAAGTGCCGCTCCGCCGGTATCAAGGTTATCATGGTTACTGGAGATCACCCGATCACCGCCAAGGCCATTGCCAAGTCAGTCGGTATCATCTCGGAGGGCAACGAAACCATTGAGGACATCGCCCAGCGTCTCAATATCCCGGTTTCGGAGGTTAACCCTCGTGAGGCTAAGGCCGCCGTTGTGCACGGTTCGGAGCTGCGAGATCTGGCCTCGGACCAGCTCGATGAAATTCTGCGCTACCACACCGAAATTGTGTTCGCTCGTACATCGCCCCAGCAAAAGCTGATCATCGTCGAGGGTTGCCAGCGTATGGGCGCCATCGTGGCCGTAACGGGTGACGGTGTCAACGATTCACCTGCCCTGAAGAAGGCCGACATTGGTGTTGCTATGGGTATCGCCGGTTCCGACGTGTCCAAGCAG GCCGCCGACATGATCCTGCTCGACGACAACTTCGCCTCGATCGTCACCGGTGTCGAGGAGGGCCGCCTGATTTTCGACAACCTGAAGAAGTCGATCGCGTACACGCTGACGTCCAACATTCCGGAGATCTCGCCCTTCCTGGCGTTCATCCTGTGCGACATTCCGCTCCCGCTCGGCACcgtcaccattctgtgcatcgaTCTGGGAACCGACATG GTCCCGGCCATCTCTCTTGCCTACGAAGCTCCCGAGAGTGACATTATGAAGCGCCGCCCTCGTGATCCGTACCGTGACAACCTGGTCAACCGCAG ACTTATCTCGATGGCCTACGGACAGATCGGTATGATCCAGGCCGCCGCCGGTTTCTTCGTGTACTTTGTCATCATGGCCGAGAACGGCTTCCTGCCGCTGTACCTGTTCGGTCTGCGCAAGAGCTGGGACTCCAAGGCCGTCAACGATCTGACCGACTCGTACGGCCAGGAATGG ACCTACCGCGACCGCAAGACGCTCGAGTTCACCTGCCACACCGCGTTCTTCGTGTCCATCGTGGTCGTCCAGTGGGCCGATTTGATCATCTGCAAGACCCGCCGTAACTCGATTTTCCACCAGGGCATGAGAAACTGGGCGCTCAACTTCGGTCTCGTGTTCGAGACGATACTGGCCGCGGTCCTATCGTACACGCCCGGCATGGACAAGGGCCTGCGCATGTTCCCACTCAA GTTCGTCTGGTGGCTGCCAGCCTTGCCGTTCAGCTTGTCCATCTTCGTGTACGACGAGATTCGTCGTTTCTACTTGAGACGCAACCCAGGCGGCTGGTTAGAACAAGAAACGTACTACTAG
- the LOC6037507 gene encoding sodium/potassium-transporting ATPase subunit alpha isoform X3, which produces MARSIDDETGRADSYRVATVAPLKDDNRTADGQYKSRRKMPPKKKGDNLDELKQELDIDFHKISPEELYQRLQTHPENGLSHAKAKENLERDGPNALTPPKQTPEWVKFCKNLFGGFAMLLWIGAILCFVAYSIQASTVEEPADDNLYLGIVLSAVVIVTGIFSYYQESKSSKIMESFKNMVPQFATVLREGEKLTLRAEDLVIGDVVEVKFGDRIPADIRIIEARSFKVDNSSLTGESEPQSRAPDFTHENPLETKNLAFFSTNAVEGTAKGVVISCGDHTVMGRIAGLASGLDTGETPIAKEIHHFIHLITGVAVFLGVTFFVIAFILGYHWLDAVIFLIGIIVANVPEGLLATVTVCLTLTAKRMASKNCLVKNLEAVETLGSTSTICSDKTGTLTQNRMTVAHMWFDNQIIEADTTEDQSGVQYDRTSPGFKALSRIATLCNRAEFKGGQDGVPILKKEVSGDASEAALLKCMELALGDVLSIRKRNKKVCEIPFNSTNKYQVSIHETEDPSDPRHLLVMKGAPERILERCSTIFINGKEKMMDEEMKEAFNNAYLELGGLGERVLGFCDVMLPTDKYPQGFKFNADDINFPVENLRFVGLMSMIDPPRAAVPDAVAKCRSAGIKVIMVTGDHPITAKAIAKSVGIISEGNETIEDIAQRLNIPVSEVNPREAKAAVVHGSELRDLASDQLDEILRYHTEIVFARTSPQQKLIIVEGCQRMGAIVAVTGDGVNDSPALKKADIGVAMGIAGSDVSKQAADMILLDDNFASIVTGVEEGRLIFDNLKKSIAYTLTSNIPEISPFLAFILCDIPLPLGTVTILCIDLGTDMVPAISLAYEEAESDIMKRQPRNPFTDKLVNERLISMAYGQIGMIQAAAGFFVYFVIMAENGFLPLYLFGLRKSWDSKAVNDLTDSYGQEWTYRDRKTLEFTCHTAFFVSIVVVQWADLIICKTRRNSIFHQGMRNWALNFGLVFETILAAVLSYTPGMDKGLRMFPLKFVWWLPALPFSLSIFVYDEIRRFYLRRNPGGWLEQETYY; this is translated from the exons ACCGGTCGGGCGGACTCGTACCGAGTCGCCACGGTGGCACCGCTGAAGGATGACAACCGAACCGCCGACGGACAGTATAAG TCCAGACGCAAAATGCCACCAAAGAAGAAAGGAGATAATTTGGATGAGCTGAAGCAGGAGTTGGAcatcgattttcacaaaatctcCCCGGAAGAACTGTACCAACGACTACAGACACATCCAGAAAAT GGTCTCAGCCACGCGAAAGCAAAGGAAAACCTGGAACGAGATGGACCAAACGCACTCACCCCACCTAAACAGACGCCCGAGTGGGTCAAGTTCTGCAAGAATCTCTTCGGTGGCTTCGCCATGCTGCTGTGGATCGGTGCTATTCTCTGCTTCGTCGCCTACTCGATCCAGGCCAGTACCGTTGAGGAACCGGCCGACGATAACCTGTACCTCGGCATCGTGCTGTCCGCCGTCGTGATAGTCACCGGTATCTTCTCGTACTATCAG GAATCGAAAAGTTCAAAGATCATGGAGTCGTTCAAGAACATGGTGCCCCAGTTTGCGACCGTGCTGCGCGAGGGTGAGAAGCTGACGCTGCGCGCCGAAGACCTGGTCATCGGAGACGTCGTCGAGGTCAAGTTCGGAGACAGGATACCCGCCGATATCCGCATCATCGAGGCGCGAAGCTTTAAG GTCGACAACTCGTCGCTCACCGGAGAGTCGGAGCCGCAGTCGCGTGCCCCGGACTTTACCCACGAGAACCCGCTGGAAACCAAGAATCTGGCCTTCTTCTCCACCAACGCCGTCGAGGGAACCGCGAAGGGAGTCGTCATCAGCTGCGGAGATCACACCGTGATGGGACGTATCGCCGGGTTGGCCTCGGGTCTGGACACCGGAGAGACTCCGATCGCGAAGGAAATTCACCACTTTATCCATCTGATTACCGGTGTGGCCGTGTTTCTGGGTGTGACGTTCTTCGTGATTGCGTTCATCCTGGGCTATCACTGGCTGGATGCCGTTATCTTCCTGATTGGTATTATTGTCGCTAACGTGCCGGAGGGTCTGCTGGCAACGGTGACGGTGTGTTTGACGCTGACTGCCAAGCGTATGGCGTCGAAGAACTGTCTGGTGAAGAACTTGGAAGCTGTGGAGACGCTGGGATCGACTTCGACCATCTGCTCGGATAAGACCGGAACGCTGACCCAGAACCGGATGACCGTCGCTCACATGTGGTTCGACAACCAGATTATCGAGGCCGACACCACTGAAGACCAAAGCGGTGTTCAGTACGACCGTACCAGTCCCGGCTTTAAGGCATTGTCCCGCATCGCCACGCTGTGCAATCGTGCCGAATTTAAGGGTGGCCAAGATGGCGTACCAATCCTGAAGAAGGAAGTCAGTGGCGATGCGTCGGAAGCTGCCTTGCTGAAGTGTATGGAGCTGGCTCTCGGTGATGTACTGAGCATTCGCAAGCGTAACAAGAAGGTGTGCGAGATTCCGTTTAACTCGACTAACAAGTACCAGGTGTCGATCCACGAGACGGAGGATCCCAGCGATCCGCGCCATCTGCTCGTCATGAAGGGCGCCCCGGAGCGTATTTTGGAACGTTGCTCGACCATCTTCATCAACGGCAAGGAAAAGATGATGGACGAAGAGATGAAGGAGGCGTTCAACAACGCGTACCTGGAGCTGGGAGGACTTGGAGAGCGTGTGCTCGGATTCTGCGACGTGATGCTGCCTACGGACAAGTACCCCCAGGGATTCAAATTCAACGCCGACGATATTAACTTCCCCGTCGAGAACCTGCGCTTCGTCGGCCTCATGTCCATGATTGACCCTCCGCGTGCCGCTGTCCCGGACGCCGTTGCCAAGTGCCGCTCCGCCGGTATCAAGGTTATCATGGTTACTGGAGATCACCCGATCACCGCCAAGGCCATTGCCAAGTCAGTCGGTATCATCTCGGAGGGCAACGAAACCATTGAGGACATCGCCCAGCGTCTCAATATCCCGGTTTCGGAGGTTAACCCTCGTGAGGCTAAGGCCGCCGTTGTGCACGGTTCGGAGCTGCGAGATCTGGCCTCGGACCAGCTCGATGAAATTCTGCGCTACCACACCGAAATTGTGTTCGCTCGTACATCGCCCCAGCAAAAGCTGATCATCGTCGAGGGTTGCCAGCGTATGGGCGCCATCGTGGCCGTAACGGGTGACGGTGTCAACGATTCACCTGCCCTGAAGAAGGCCGACATTGGTGTTGCTATGGGTATCGCCGGTTCCGACGTGTCCAAGCAG GCCGCCGACATGATCCTGCTCGACGACAACTTCGCCTCGATCGTCACCGGTGTCGAGGAGGGCCGCCTGATTTTCGACAACCTGAAGAAGTCGATCGCGTACACGCTGACGTCCAACATTCCGGAGATCTCGCCCTTCCTGGCGTTCATCCTGTGCGACATTCCGCTCCCGCTCGGCACcgtcaccattctgtgcatcgaTCTGGGAACCGACATG GTCCCTGCCATTTCGCTAGCCTATGAGGAAGCCGAGTCCGATATCATGAAACGTCAGCCACGAAACCCGTTCACTGATAAATTGGTCAATGAAAG ACTTATCTCGATGGCCTACGGACAGATCGGTATGATCCAGGCCGCCGCCGGTTTCTTCGTGTACTTTGTCATCATGGCCGAGAACGGCTTCCTGCCGCTGTACCTGTTCGGTCTGCGCAAGAGCTGGGACTCCAAGGCCGTCAACGATCTGACCGACTCGTACGGCCAGGAATGG ACCTACCGCGACCGCAAGACGCTCGAGTTCACCTGCCACACCGCGTTCTTCGTGTCCATCGTGGTCGTCCAGTGGGCCGATTTGATCATCTGCAAGACCCGCCGTAACTCGATTTTCCACCAGGGCATGAGAAACTGGGCGCTCAACTTCGGTCTCGTGTTCGAGACGATACTGGCCGCGGTCCTATCGTACACGCCCGGCATGGACAAGGGCCTGCGCATGTTCCCACTCAA GTTCGTCTGGTGGCTGCCAGCCTTGCCGTTCAGCTTGTCCATCTTCGTGTACGACGAGATTCGTCGTTTCTACTTGAGACGCAACCCAGGCGGCTGGTTAGAACAAGAAACGTACTACTAG
- the LOC6037507 gene encoding sodium/potassium-transporting ATPase subunit alpha isoform X1, protein MARSIDDETGRADSYRVATVAPLKDDNRTADGQYKSRRKMPPKKKGDNLDELKQELDIDFHKISPEELYQRLQTHPENGLSHAKAKENLERDGPNALTPPKQTPEWVKFCKNLFGGFAMLLWIGAILCFVAYSIQASTVEEPADDNLYLGIVLSAVVIVTGIFSYYQESKSSKIMESFKNMVPQFATVLREGEKLTLRAEDLVIGDVVEVKFGDRIPADIRIIEARSFKVDNSSLTGESEPQSRAPDFTHENPLETKNLAFFSTNAVEGTAKGVVISCGDHTVMGRIAGLASGLDTGETPIAKEIHHFIHLITGVAVFLGVTFFVIAFILGYHWLDAVIFLIGIIVANVPEGLLATVTVCLTLTAKRMASKNCLVKNLEAVETLGSTSTICSDKTGTLTQNRMTVAHMWFDNQIIEADTTEDQSGVQYDRTSPGFKALSRIATLCNRAEFKGGQDGVPILKKEVSGDASEAALLKCMELALGDVLSIRKRNKKVCEIPFNSTNKYQVSIHETEDPSDPRHLLVMKGAPERILERCSTIFINGKEKMMDEEMKEAFNNAYLELGGLGERVLGFCDVMLPTDKYPQGFKFNADDINFPVENLRFVGLMSMIDPPRAAVPDAVAKCRSAGIKVIMVTGDHPITAKAIAKSVGIISEGNETIEDIAQRLNIPVSEVNPREAKAAVVHGSELRDLASDQLDEILRYHTEIVFARTSPQQKLIIVEGCQRMGAIVAVTGDGVNDSPALKKADIGVAMGIAGSDVSKQAADMILLDDNFASIVTGVEEGRLIFDNLKKSIAYTLTSNIPEISPFLAFILCDIPLPLGTVTILCIDLGTDMVPAISLAYEHAESDIMKRPPRDPFNDKLVNERLISMAYGQIGMIQAAAGFFVYFVIMAENGFLPLYLFGLRKSWDSKAVNDLTDSYGQEWTYRDRKTLEFTCHTAFFVSIVVVQWADLIICKTRRNSIFHQGMRNWALNFGLVFETILAAVLSYTPGMDKGLRMFPLKFVWWLPALPFSLSIFVYDEIRRFYLRRNPGGWLEQETYY, encoded by the exons ACCGGTCGGGCGGACTCGTACCGAGTCGCCACGGTGGCACCGCTGAAGGATGACAACCGAACCGCCGACGGACAGTATAAG TCCAGACGCAAAATGCCACCAAAGAAGAAAGGAGATAATTTGGATGAGCTGAAGCAGGAGTTGGAcatcgattttcacaaaatctcCCCGGAAGAACTGTACCAACGACTACAGACACATCCAGAAAAT GGTCTCAGCCACGCGAAAGCAAAGGAAAACCTGGAACGAGATGGACCAAACGCACTCACCCCACCTAAACAGACGCCCGAGTGGGTCAAGTTCTGCAAGAATCTCTTCGGTGGCTTCGCCATGCTGCTGTGGATCGGTGCTATTCTCTGCTTCGTCGCCTACTCGATCCAGGCCAGTACCGTTGAGGAACCGGCCGACGATAACCTGTACCTCGGCATCGTGCTGTCCGCCGTCGTGATAGTCACCGGTATCTTCTCGTACTATCAG GAATCGAAAAGTTCAAAGATCATGGAGTCGTTCAAGAACATGGTGCCCCAGTTTGCGACCGTGCTGCGCGAGGGTGAGAAGCTGACGCTGCGCGCCGAAGACCTGGTCATCGGAGACGTCGTCGAGGTCAAGTTCGGAGACAGGATACCCGCCGATATCCGCATCATCGAGGCGCGAAGCTTTAAG GTCGACAACTCGTCGCTCACCGGAGAGTCGGAGCCGCAGTCGCGTGCCCCGGACTTTACCCACGAGAACCCGCTGGAAACCAAGAATCTGGCCTTCTTCTCCACCAACGCCGTCGAGGGAACCGCGAAGGGAGTCGTCATCAGCTGCGGAGATCACACCGTGATGGGACGTATCGCCGGGTTGGCCTCGGGTCTGGACACCGGAGAGACTCCGATCGCGAAGGAAATTCACCACTTTATCCATCTGATTACCGGTGTGGCCGTGTTTCTGGGTGTGACGTTCTTCGTGATTGCGTTCATCCTGGGCTATCACTGGCTGGATGCCGTTATCTTCCTGATTGGTATTATTGTCGCTAACGTGCCGGAGGGTCTGCTGGCAACGGTGACGGTGTGTTTGACGCTGACTGCCAAGCGTATGGCGTCGAAGAACTGTCTGGTGAAGAACTTGGAAGCTGTGGAGACGCTGGGATCGACTTCGACCATCTGCTCGGATAAGACCGGAACGCTGACCCAGAACCGGATGACCGTCGCTCACATGTGGTTCGACAACCAGATTATCGAGGCCGACACCACTGAAGACCAAAGCGGTGTTCAGTACGACCGTACCAGTCCCGGCTTTAAGGCATTGTCCCGCATCGCCACGCTGTGCAATCGTGCCGAATTTAAGGGTGGCCAAGATGGCGTACCAATCCTGAAGAAGGAAGTCAGTGGCGATGCGTCGGAAGCTGCCTTGCTGAAGTGTATGGAGCTGGCTCTCGGTGATGTACTGAGCATTCGCAAGCGTAACAAGAAGGTGTGCGAGATTCCGTTTAACTCGACTAACAAGTACCAGGTGTCGATCCACGAGACGGAGGATCCCAGCGATCCGCGCCATCTGCTCGTCATGAAGGGCGCCCCGGAGCGTATTTTGGAACGTTGCTCGACCATCTTCATCAACGGCAAGGAAAAGATGATGGACGAAGAGATGAAGGAGGCGTTCAACAACGCGTACCTGGAGCTGGGAGGACTTGGAGAGCGTGTGCTCGGATTCTGCGACGTGATGCTGCCTACGGACAAGTACCCCCAGGGATTCAAATTCAACGCCGACGATATTAACTTCCCCGTCGAGAACCTGCGCTTCGTCGGCCTCATGTCCATGATTGACCCTCCGCGTGCCGCTGTCCCGGACGCCGTTGCCAAGTGCCGCTCCGCCGGTATCAAGGTTATCATGGTTACTGGAGATCACCCGATCACCGCCAAGGCCATTGCCAAGTCAGTCGGTATCATCTCGGAGGGCAACGAAACCATTGAGGACATCGCCCAGCGTCTCAATATCCCGGTTTCGGAGGTTAACCCTCGTGAGGCTAAGGCCGCCGTTGTGCACGGTTCGGAGCTGCGAGATCTGGCCTCGGACCAGCTCGATGAAATTCTGCGCTACCACACCGAAATTGTGTTCGCTCGTACATCGCCCCAGCAAAAGCTGATCATCGTCGAGGGTTGCCAGCGTATGGGCGCCATCGTGGCCGTAACGGGTGACGGTGTCAACGATTCACCTGCCCTGAAGAAGGCCGACATTGGTGTTGCTATGGGTATCGCCGGTTCCGACGTGTCCAAGCAG GCCGCCGACATGATCCTGCTCGACGACAACTTCGCCTCGATCGTCACCGGTGTCGAGGAGGGCCGCCTGATTTTCGACAACCTGAAGAAGTCGATCGCGTACACGCTGACGTCCAACATTCCGGAGATCTCGCCCTTCCTGGCGTTCATCCTGTGCGACATTCCGCTCCCGCTCGGCACcgtcaccattctgtgcatcgaTCTGGGAACCGACATG GTACCCGCCATTTCGCTGGCCTACGAGCACGCCGAGTCCGACATCATGAAGCGACCGCCCCGTGATCCGTTCAACGATAAACTTGTGAACGAAAG ACTTATCTCGATGGCCTACGGACAGATCGGTATGATCCAGGCCGCCGCCGGTTTCTTCGTGTACTTTGTCATCATGGCCGAGAACGGCTTCCTGCCGCTGTACCTGTTCGGTCTGCGCAAGAGCTGGGACTCCAAGGCCGTCAACGATCTGACCGACTCGTACGGCCAGGAATGG ACCTACCGCGACCGCAAGACGCTCGAGTTCACCTGCCACACCGCGTTCTTCGTGTCCATCGTGGTCGTCCAGTGGGCCGATTTGATCATCTGCAAGACCCGCCGTAACTCGATTTTCCACCAGGGCATGAGAAACTGGGCGCTCAACTTCGGTCTCGTGTTCGAGACGATACTGGCCGCGGTCCTATCGTACACGCCCGGCATGGACAAGGGCCTGCGCATGTTCCCACTCAA GTTCGTCTGGTGGCTGCCAGCCTTGCCGTTCAGCTTGTCCATCTTCGTGTACGACGAGATTCGTCGTTTCTACTTGAGACGCAACCCAGGCGGCTGGTTAGAACAAGAAACGTACTACTAG